One genomic region from Chlamydia poikilotherma encodes:
- the tal gene encoding transaldolase, which translates to MSSQFEQLKLLSVLVCDTGDPELVKFSGSQDATTNPSLILKVAQEPKYQELLTEAIAWGIRQNGDDIQTLTFVLDKIQVNFGLEILNCIPGRVSLEIDARLSFNTEAMIQRAIFLSELFAAAGGDKKRLLVKIPGTWEGIQAVEVLEKQGIACNVTLVFNLIQAIAAAQAKATLISPFVGRIYDWWIAAYGDEGYSIEADPGVASVSNIYTYYKKFDIPTQIMAASFRSKEQVLALAGCDLLTVSPKLLDELKKDQSAVTKKLDVTAAKKLDVQSVELTESVFRFLMNEDAMATEKLAEGIRIFSGDTQILEAAVTEFIKQIAAQDA; encoded by the coding sequence ATGTCTAGCCAATTCGAGCAACTAAAACTCTTGAGTGTTCTTGTTTGTGATACTGGTGATCCAGAGTTAGTTAAGTTTTCAGGATCTCAAGATGCAACGACGAATCCATCTCTTATTCTTAAAGTTGCGCAAGAGCCGAAGTATCAAGAATTGCTAACCGAAGCGATTGCTTGGGGAATTCGACAAAACGGCGATGACATTCAAACTTTAACTTTTGTTTTAGACAAAATACAGGTGAATTTTGGTTTGGAAATTCTTAACTGTATTCCGGGTAGGGTTTCTTTGGAAATTGATGCGCGCCTTTCGTTTAATACAGAAGCAATGATTCAAAGAGCTATTTTCCTAAGTGAATTATTTGCTGCTGCTGGTGGTGATAAGAAACGTCTTTTAGTTAAAATTCCTGGTACTTGGGAAGGAATTCAAGCTGTAGAAGTTCTAGAAAAACAAGGTATTGCTTGTAATGTCACTCTTGTTTTTAATTTGATTCAGGCTATTGCTGCTGCTCAAGCAAAAGCAACATTGATTTCACCGTTTGTTGGTCGTATTTATGATTGGTGGATAGCTGCTTATGGAGACGAGGGTTACTCTATAGAAGCCGATCCAGGTGTAGCTTCTGTGTCCAATATCTATACATATTATAAGAAGTTTGATATTCCTACACAAATCATGGCGGCCTCTTTCCGTTCTAAAGAACAGGTATTAGCTCTAGCAGGATGTGATTTGCTAACAGTTTCTCCGAAGTTGTTAGATGAATTGAAAAAGGATCAATCAGCGGTTACAAAAAAATTAGATGTTACAGCTGCTAAGAAATTAGATGTTCAATCTGTTGAATTGACAGAAAGTGTATTTCGTTTCTTAATGAATGAAGATGCTATGGCTACCGAGAAACTTGCTGAGGGTATTCGTATATTTTCTGGTGATACTCAAATTCTTGAAGCAGCGGTTACAGAATTCATTAAGCAAATAGCTGCCCAAGATGCGTAA
- a CDS encoding V-type ATP synthase subunit E, with product MADLGAEDKLKQICDALRIETLKPAEDEADAIVRNAKEQAKRIIDEAQERAAQVIASAQQEVDSKLKQGESALAQAGKRSLESLKQAIENKVFKESLAEWLDNALADPEASAKLVAALIQAIEDQGISGDLTAYIGKHVATRAVNELLGKSVLAKLKGKGVAIGKFIGGVQLKVEDKNWVLDLSSDTLLDLLMRYLQKDFREMIFQGS from the coding sequence ATGGCAGATCTCGGTGCAGAAGACAAATTAAAGCAAATCTGCGATGCTCTACGAATAGAAACTTTAAAGCCTGCTGAAGATGAAGCGGACGCTATTGTGCGTAATGCAAAGGAACAGGCGAAAAGGATAATTGACGAAGCTCAGGAACGAGCTGCTCAGGTTATTGCTTCAGCTCAACAAGAAGTTGACAGTAAGCTAAAACAAGGAGAGTCTGCTTTAGCTCAAGCAGGAAAGCGTTCCTTAGAAAGTTTAAAACAAGCTATAGAAAACAAAGTCTTTAAAGAATCCTTAGCGGAATGGCTAGACAATGCTTTAGCTGATCCAGAGGCGTCTGCTAAACTTGTTGCAGCGTTGATACAGGCTATAGAAGACCAAGGCATTTCCGGGGATCTTACAGCTTATATCGGTAAACACGTGGCGACAAGAGCTGTTAATGAACTCCTAGGAAAATCCGTATTAGCAAAACTCAAAGGTAAGGGAGTAGCTATCGGTAAATTTATCGGCGGTGTTCAATTAAAAGTTGAAGACAAGAACTGGGTTTTAGATCTTAGTTCGGATACCTTGCTTGATCTTTTAATGCGTTATTTGCAAAAAGATTTTCGTGAAATGATATTTCAGGGCTCTTAG
- a CDS encoding V-type ATP synthase subunit D translates to MSSQIKLTKNAYRLEKVKLSRLETYLPTLKLKKALLQVEVANAIREASESIQACEEARASIYAFAELYSVPLYVNAITNSFKIEKVEKDYENITGVEVPVVRNIILAESSYSVLDTPIWIDMLVAYSREFVINKVRSEVATEKQRILEEELRNVSIRVNLFEKKLIPETTRMIKKIAIFLSDRSITDVGQVKMAKKKIQQRKEESECA, encoded by the coding sequence ATGTCTTCACAGATAAAGCTAACAAAGAATGCCTATCGTTTAGAGAAGGTAAAACTCTCACGTCTGGAAACATATTTACCGACGTTAAAATTAAAAAAAGCGCTGTTGCAAGTGGAAGTTGCCAATGCTATCCGAGAGGCTAGTGAGAGCATACAAGCATGTGAAGAAGCCAGAGCAAGTATTTATGCTTTCGCAGAACTTTATAGTGTTCCTCTTTATGTTAATGCGATTACAAATAGTTTTAAGATAGAGAAAGTTGAGAAGGATTATGAAAATATTACAGGAGTAGAAGTTCCTGTAGTAAGAAATATAATCCTAGCTGAATCATCCTATTCTGTTTTAGATACTCCCATTTGGATTGATATGCTTGTAGCCTACTCTAGAGAGTTTGTAATTAATAAAGTGCGTTCTGAGGTGGCTACAGAAAAGCAAAGAATTCTAGAGGAAGAATTAAGAAATGTATCCATTCGTGTAAATCTCTTCGAGAAAAAGTTGATTCCAGAGACCACACGAATGATTAAGAAAATTGCGATTTTCCTAAGTGATCGCAGCATTACAGATGTTGGCCAAGTAAAAATGGCTAAGAAAAAGATACAGCAGCGTAAGGAGGAATCCGAATGCGCGTAA
- a CDS encoding V-type ATP synthase subunit A, which yields MVATSGQTTQGYVVEAYGNLLRVRFDGHVRQGEVAYVSVNDTWLKAEVIEVIGQEVKIQVFEDTQDVCRGALVTFSGHLLEAELGPGLLQGIFDGLQNRLQVLAENSFFLKRGEYVNALCKHTLWEYTPKAVVGDILFRGDALGFVKEGYFNHKIMVPFSCFKDVTITWVISEGSYSVDTVIAKARDADGKEYSFTMVQKWPIKQAFIQGDKVPCHEIMDVGVRILDTQIPVLKGGTFCTPGPFGAGKTVLQHHLSKYAAVDIVILCACGERAGEVVEVLQEFPHLTDPHTGKSLMHRTCIICNTSSMPVAARESSIYLGITIAEYYRQMGLHVLLLADSTSRWAQALREISGRLEEIPGEEAFPAYLASRIAAFYERGGAVRMKDGSEGSLTICSAVSPAGGNFEEPVTQATLSVVGAFCGLSKTRADARRYPSIDPMISWSKYLDQVGDILENKIQGWGEAVKKANYFLREGSEIGKRMEVVGEEGIPMDDMEIYLKAELYDFCYLQQNAFDAVDCYCPFDRQIELFSLMSRIFEAKFSFDCPDNARSFFLELQSKIKTLNGQKFLSEEYKEGMEVVLRLLETKMVQTA from the coding sequence ATGGTAGCAACTTCAGGACAAACAACTCAGGGATATGTTGTAGAGGCCTACGGCAATTTATTGCGTGTGCGTTTTGATGGACACGTGCGTCAAGGAGAAGTTGCTTATGTTAGCGTTAATGACACATGGTTAAAAGCTGAAGTTATTGAGGTTATTGGTCAAGAGGTTAAAATTCAGGTTTTTGAAGATACTCAAGACGTTTGCCGAGGAGCTTTAGTGACTTTCTCAGGGCACTTATTAGAAGCAGAATTAGGTCCAGGATTGTTACAAGGAATTTTTGACGGATTGCAAAACCGTCTACAGGTGTTGGCAGAGAATAGCTTCTTTTTGAAACGAGGAGAGTATGTTAATGCTCTTTGTAAGCATACATTGTGGGAATATACGCCAAAAGCTGTTGTAGGGGATATTCTTTTTCGTGGGGATGCTCTAGGTTTTGTGAAAGAAGGGTACTTTAACCATAAAATTATGGTGCCGTTTTCTTGTTTTAAAGATGTAACCATTACTTGGGTAATTTCCGAAGGTAGCTATAGCGTTGATACGGTAATTGCTAAAGCTCGAGATGCAGATGGGAAAGAATACAGCTTTACTATGGTTCAGAAGTGGCCAATTAAGCAGGCATTTATCCAAGGAGATAAGGTGCCCTGTCATGAGATTATGGACGTAGGTGTACGTATTTTGGATACGCAAATTCCTGTATTGAAGGGTGGGACATTTTGTACTCCCGGTCCGTTTGGTGCGGGAAAAACAGTTTTGCAACACCATTTATCTAAGTATGCTGCTGTAGATATTGTTATTCTTTGTGCATGTGGAGAACGTGCTGGTGAAGTGGTGGAGGTATTACAAGAATTCCCTCACCTTACAGATCCTCATACCGGAAAGTCTTTAATGCATAGAACGTGTATTATTTGTAATACTTCTTCCATGCCTGTAGCAGCTAGGGAATCTTCAATCTATCTGGGGATTACTATTGCAGAATATTATAGACAGATGGGTCTACATGTGCTTTTACTTGCTGATTCGACGTCGCGATGGGCTCAAGCATTGAGAGAAATCTCAGGAAGATTAGAAGAAATTCCAGGAGAAGAGGCTTTCCCAGCTTATCTAGCATCAAGAATAGCCGCTTTTTATGAGCGTGGTGGTGCTGTGCGTATGAAAGATGGGTCAGAAGGTTCTTTGACAATATGTAGTGCTGTATCTCCTGCAGGAGGAAATTTTGAAGAGCCTGTAACACAAGCCACTTTATCTGTAGTAGGAGCTTTTTGTGGTCTTTCTAAGACTCGTGCTGATGCTCGACGTTATCCTTCTATTGATCCGATGATTTCGTGGTCAAAATATTTAGATCAAGTTGGGGATATATTAGAGAATAAGATTCAAGGTTGGGGAGAGGCAGTCAAAAAAGCAAATTACTTCCTTCGCGAAGGATCCGAAATTGGTAAACGTATGGAAGTCGTTGGAGAAGAAGGTATCCCCATGGATGATATGGAGATCTACCTAAAAGCTGAGTTATATGATTTTTGTTATCTCCAACAGAATGCTTTTGATGCTGTAGATTGTTATTGTCCTTTTGATCGGCAAATTGAGTTATTTTCATTAATGAGTCGTATTTTTGAAGCGAAATTTAGCTTTGATTGTCCCGATAATGCGAGGAGTTTTTTCCTTGAACTGCAAAGTAAAATCAAAACCTTAAATGGACAGAAGTTTCTTTCTGAAGAATACAAAGAAGGGATGGAAGTAGTTCTTAGGTTATTAGAGACGAAGATGGTACAAACAGCGTAA
- a CDS encoding V-type ATP synthase subunit I: protein MRVNVDKYLFIGRNRSEFFTACRELGIVEFISDKRFITSEKLRRFSECLKILNCLKREYPSVNLSLLKSEDLTVEQILDEVFSLHQELLSLTEATKALRKEILRVKPLGVFSSNDIIEFTRKTGLTIRFFYRKHVDGQDIEVEQSNVFYLSTAYNFDYYAVIGVVGLSKDLFTEIDAPNSVNELRSKESVLLRDIHLKKSRICELYAYRQDVLEGICDYDNEQRLRHAEDSVEELFDGKIFSVSGWVISDHIQELEQLCDQFDICLHKVAPDPNEIVPTYLENSGLGRIGEDLVNIYDTPASSDKDPSLWVFISFFFFFSMIVNDGGYGLVFLATSLFITFKARRSLKGSKSLARFLKMFSILGLGCIFWGFATTSFFGISISPSNPLREYSLTHMLALKKAEYYLDKHPKGYKELVNEHPLLKDKQSPEEFLLATEKSSGEMEARAVVYDKFTDNILMELALFVGVIHMALGMLRYMRQRYSGLGWIVFMCGAYLYLPLYLQSVSLIHYLFHVPYDLGGIIGYYGVFVGIVLAVAGAILQRGVSGIDEITAIIQVFSDVLSYLRIYALGLAGAMVGTTIVQISNRFPPAIAFIIILFGHSVNILLSIMGGVIHGLRLNFIEWYHYSFDGGGKLLQPLKKVVCHKVVDSKG, encoded by the coding sequence ATGCGCGTAAATGTTGATAAGTATCTCTTTATTGGAAGAAATCGATCAGAATTTTTTACTGCTTGTAGAGAACTTGGAATAGTTGAATTCATCTCTGATAAAAGATTTATTACTTCTGAAAAATTGCGTCGTTTTTCTGAATGTTTAAAAATTCTAAATTGTTTGAAAAGGGAATATCCTTCGGTTAATTTATCCTTGTTAAAATCTGAGGATTTAACTGTTGAGCAGATACTAGATGAAGTATTTTCTCTCCATCAAGAGCTTCTCTCTTTAACAGAAGCTACGAAAGCTTTAAGGAAAGAGATTCTAAGAGTTAAACCTTTAGGGGTATTTTCTTCTAATGATATTATCGAATTTACAAGGAAAACTGGATTGACAATCAGATTTTTCTATCGAAAACATGTAGATGGTCAAGATATAGAAGTAGAGCAATCTAACGTCTTCTACTTGTCTACGGCATATAATTTCGATTACTATGCTGTGATTGGTGTGGTTGGCTTGTCAAAAGATCTGTTCACAGAGATCGATGCTCCGAACTCTGTTAACGAATTACGATCTAAAGAATCAGTTCTTTTAAGAGATATTCATCTTAAGAAATCGAGAATTTGTGAACTTTATGCTTATCGTCAAGATGTTCTTGAAGGGATTTGTGATTATGATAATGAACAACGATTAAGACATGCTGAAGATAGTGTGGAAGAGCTCTTTGATGGTAAGATTTTTTCTGTTTCAGGATGGGTAATCTCTGACCATATTCAAGAACTGGAGCAACTATGTGACCAGTTTGATATTTGCTTACATAAAGTAGCTCCAGATCCTAACGAGATTGTTCCTACATATTTAGAAAACAGTGGTCTTGGACGTATCGGAGAAGATCTGGTGAATATTTATGATACACCAGCATCTTCGGATAAAGACCCTTCATTATGGGTGTTTATCTCGTTTTTCTTCTTCTTCTCTATGATCGTCAATGACGGCGGTTATGGACTTGTTTTTTTAGCAACTTCGCTTTTCATAACGTTTAAAGCGCGTCGTTCGCTTAAAGGTTCTAAGTCCTTAGCACGTTTCTTAAAGATGTTTTCCATTTTGGGGTTGGGATGTATTTTCTGGGGATTTGCCACAACATCATTTTTTGGGATTTCTATAAGTCCTTCGAATCCTTTACGAGAATATTCTCTTACCCATATGTTGGCTTTAAAAAAGGCAGAATATTATCTGGATAAGCATCCTAAAGGATATAAGGAGTTAGTCAATGAACATCCTTTATTGAAAGATAAACAAAGTCCTGAAGAGTTTCTTCTTGCCACGGAAAAATCTAGTGGAGAGATGGAGGCACGTGCTGTTGTCTATGATAAATTTACAGATAACATTCTAATGGAGTTAGCGTTATTTGTTGGAGTAATTCATATGGCCCTGGGAATGTTGCGTTATATGCGCCAGCGTTATTCAGGCTTAGGATGGATTGTTTTTATGTGCGGAGCCTATCTATATCTACCTTTGTATTTGCAATCCGTGTCTCTGATTCATTATCTATTTCACGTTCCTTATGATCTCGGAGGAATAATTGGTTATTACGGGGTATTTGTAGGTATAGTTCTTGCAGTTGCTGGTGCTATTTTACAACGTGGTGTTAGCGGTATTGATGAGATTACAGCGATTATTCAGGTATTCTCAGATGTTCTGTCTTATCTGCGTATCTACGCATTAGGATTGGCAGGAGCTATGGTAGGAACAACAATTGTGCAGATTAGCAACCGTTTCCCTCCTGCTATAGCTTTTATTATCATTTTATTCGGTCATTCGGTGAATATACTTCTTTCCATTATGGGAGGAGTCATTCATGGACTTAGATTAAACTTTATTGAGTGGTATCACTACAGTTTTGATGGGGGTGGGAAGCTCCTACAGCCTTTAAAGAAAGTAGTATGTCATAAGGTTGTGGATTCCAAGGGATAG
- a CDS encoding DUF2764 family protein translates to MTQYYFLSSFFLPQFPESRPVYSFDILDDLLHLNLSDQDLGYYVILKRFFDFENFAFFWSGKPLPHSYGIVTQENVESMVNLQQWSDDCEFEDFFKDFLLQYKTPKERVDNFSSLVREFLSHYQHSSSEFLRTYFTFKQNLRIILAGFRSRIMKLDVSYVLRDEDSSDPVVLQVLMQKDAPNYELPGEFSDLNDVLQDYGRLPHTLNRTLSLYEFHKIEEMYRDKYFDANAVLARVAAYLFAIRNSMVNLEKGKNIINSMEKAITW, encoded by the coding sequence ATGACTCAATACTACTTTTTATCGTCGTTTTTTCTTCCTCAGTTTCCTGAGTCTCGGCCCGTCTATTCTTTTGATATTCTTGATGATCTACTTCATTTAAATTTATCTGATCAAGATCTAGGGTATTACGTTATTTTAAAACGCTTTTTTGATTTTGAAAATTTTGCCTTTTTTTGGTCCGGGAAACCTTTGCCGCATTCTTATGGTATCGTAACACAAGAGAATGTTGAGAGTATGGTGAATCTTCAACAATGGTCGGATGATTGTGAATTTGAGGATTTTTTTAAGGACTTTCTCTTGCAATACAAGACTCCTAAAGAGCGTGTGGACAATTTTTCTTCATTAGTTAGGGAATTTCTATCACATTACCAACATAGCTCTTCTGAGTTTCTTCGTACGTATTTTACGTTCAAGCAAAATTTACGCATTATTCTAGCAGGATTTCGCTCTCGAATTATGAAACTTGATGTCTCTTATGTATTGAGAGATGAAGATAGCTCCGATCCTGTAGTACTTCAAGTTTTGATGCAAAAAGATGCTCCTAATTACGAGCTTCCAGGAGAATTTTCAGATTTGAATGATGTATTACAAGATTATGGACGTTTACCTCATACATTGAACCGTACCTTGTCTCTTTACGAGTTTCATAAAATTGAGGAGATGTATCGTGATAAATATTTTGATGCAAATGCAGTTTTAGCAAGGGTTGCAGCATATTTATTTGCCATTCGCAATAGTATGGTAAATTTAGAGAAAGGCAAAAACATTATTAATTCTATGGAAAAGGCAATCACATGGTAG
- a CDS encoding ferredoxin, with translation MNYNSLLVFSCPCCCEGEVSFSVFSLEEVLACSCCSSTYTFDPSMRNSIRQFAALCLRIHEASSILGNAAVSVSIQDSAVEIPFQLLFSRFPVVFNLTIDEGKKIAIRFIFDALKREVLHKENAYLV, from the coding sequence ATGAACTATAACTCGTTACTTGTTTTTTCCTGTCCGTGCTGCTGCGAAGGAGAAGTTTCTTTTTCTGTATTTAGCTTGGAGGAAGTCCTAGCTTGTAGTTGTTGTTCTTCTACATATACCTTCGACCCATCAATGCGAAACTCTATTCGTCAATTCGCTGCATTATGTTTGAGGATTCATGAAGCCTCATCTATCTTAGGAAATGCTGCTGTTTCTGTCTCTATTCAAGATAGTGCTGTAGAGATCCCTTTCCAACTGCTCTTTTCAAGATTCCCCGTGGTTTTCAATTTAACTATTGATGAAGGGAAGAAGATAGCAATTCGCTTTATTTTCGATGCTCTTAAAAGAGAAGTCTTACATAAAGAGAATGCGTACTTAGTTTAA
- a CDS encoding ATP synthase subunit C produces MIDLSVVGPVFAMGLAMIGSAIGCGMAGVASHAVMSRIDEGHGKIIGLSAMPSSQSIYGLIFMLLLRDGVKDGKVGAIGAIAMGLSVGIALLISAVMQGKCCVSAIQAYARSSAIYGKSFASIGIVESFALFAFVFALLLF; encoded by the coding sequence ATGATTGATTTATCGGTTGTTGGTCCTGTTTTCGCCATGGGCTTAGCAATGATAGGCAGCGCCATTGGTTGTGGTATGGCAGGGGTGGCTTCACATGCTGTGATGTCCCGAATAGACGAGGGACATGGAAAGATTATAGGCTTATCGGCGATGCCATCATCACAATCTATCTACGGACTGATTTTCATGCTTTTACTCAGAGATGGGGTTAAAGATGGTAAAGTTGGTGCTATAGGCGCTATTGCTATGGGGCTTTCTGTTGGTATAGCATTATTAATATCTGCTGTAATGCAGGGGAAGTGTTGTGTAAGTGCTATCCAAGCATACGCGCGTTCTTCAGCTATTTATGGTAAATCTTTTGCATCTATTGGGATAGTTGAATCGTTTGCACTCTTTGCTTTTGTTTTTGCGTTATTATTATTCTAA
- a CDS encoding V-type ATP synthase subunit B, whose protein sequence is MQTIYTKITDIKGNLITVEAEGARLGELAEIERVDGRSSYASVLRFDAKKVTLQVFGGTSGLSTGDRVIFLGRSMEVTYGESLIGRRLNGVGKPIDGEGECFGDPIEISTPTFNPVCRVVPRDMVKTNIPMIDVFNCLVKSQKIPIFSSSGENHNALLMRIAAQTDADIVIIGGMGLTFVDYSFFVDESKRLGFADKCVMFIHKAVDAPVECVLIPDMALACAEKFAVDHNKNVLVLLTDMTAFADALKEIAITMDQIPANRGYPGSLYSDLALRYEKAVDITNGGSITLISVTTMPGDDITHPVPDNTGFITEGQFYLKNNRIDPFGSLSRLKQLVIGKVTREDHGDLANSLIRLYADSRKAAERMSMGFKLSNWDKKLLAFAELFETRLMSLEVNIPLEEALDIGWKILAQSFHSEEVGIKEQLINKYWPKSCLHR, encoded by the coding sequence ATGCAGACAATATATACAAAAATTACCGACATCAAAGGAAACTTAATAACCGTAGAAGCTGAGGGAGCGCGTTTAGGCGAATTAGCGGAAATCGAAAGAGTAGATGGAAGATCTTCATACGCTTCTGTTTTGCGCTTTGATGCTAAGAAAGTGACTTTACAAGTTTTTGGTGGCACTTCCGGATTATCAACAGGAGATAGGGTAATCTTTTTAGGTCGTTCTATGGAGGTGACTTATGGGGAATCTCTAATAGGTAGACGCTTAAATGGTGTAGGTAAGCCGATTGATGGTGAGGGAGAATGCTTCGGTGATCCGATTGAAATCTCAACACCTACATTTAACCCTGTTTGTCGTGTTGTGCCCAGGGATATGGTGAAAACTAATATTCCTATGATTGATGTCTTCAATTGTTTAGTTAAGTCGCAAAAGATTCCTATTTTTTCTTCTTCTGGAGAGAATCACAATGCTTTATTGATGCGTATTGCAGCGCAAACAGATGCTGATATTGTAATTATCGGTGGTATGGGATTAACGTTCGTTGACTATAGCTTTTTTGTTGATGAATCCAAGAGATTGGGATTTGCAGATAAATGTGTGATGTTTATTCATAAAGCTGTAGATGCACCTGTAGAGTGTGTTTTAATTCCTGATATGGCTTTAGCATGTGCTGAGAAATTTGCTGTAGATCATAATAAAAATGTGTTGGTCTTACTTACAGACATGACGGCGTTTGCAGATGCTTTAAAAGAAATTGCCATCACTATGGATCAAATTCCTGCAAACCGCGGATATCCAGGATCTTTATATTCAGATCTTGCATTGCGTTATGAAAAAGCTGTGGATATAACAAACGGTGGATCTATTACTTTAATTAGTGTCACTACAATGCCCGGGGATGATATTACTCATCCTGTTCCTGATAACACTGGATTCATTACAGAAGGACAGTTTTATCTGAAAAATAATCGTATTGACCCGTTTGGTTCCTTATCTCGTTTGAAGCAATTAGTTATTGGTAAGGTAACTCGAGAAGATCATGGAGATCTTGCAAACTCTTTAATACGGCTGTATGCCGATTCTAGAAAAGCTGCTGAAAGAATGTCTATGGGATTTAAGTTATCAAATTGGGATAAAAAGTTACTGGCATTTGCTGAGCTTTTCGAAACACGATTAATGAGTTTAGAGGTAAATATTCCTTTAGAAGAAGCTTTAGATATTGGTTGGAAAATTCTTGCCCAAAGTTTCCATTCCGAAGAAGTGGGAATAAAGGAACAATTGATCAATAAGTATTGGCCAAAGTCATGTCTTCACAGATAA